One window of Balneolales bacterium ANBcel1 genomic DNA carries:
- the folE2 gene encoding GTP cyclohydrolase FolE2, with protein MSTYNLKRFYDPTFTLSDAYKSSLPDLQNGPASLIEGANVPIQQVGISNFRLPMKYRRLDGEILTLETSVDGYVSLDAGKKGINMSRIMRSFYDFKDDIVSQEVLEYILRAYRENLKSRESHVRLSVNYPLLQESLRSGLSGYQYYPVSFEGHMDENGAMRKYMNIDFEYSSACPCSYELAEHAREMRDVAAISHSQRSVTNVTVECHEYVHPEKLISLLREALKTETQVMVKREDEQAFAELNGAYQKFVEDAARLVYERLDKQEEIRDFVVRCSHMESLHSHDAVSRICKGIPGGLR; from the coding sequence ATGAGCACCTATAATTTGAAACGCTTTTACGATCCCACATTCACGCTTTCAGATGCTTATAAAAGCAGCTTGCCTGATTTGCAAAACGGACCGGCTTCGCTTATTGAAGGGGCGAATGTTCCTATCCAGCAGGTTGGAATATCAAACTTCCGCCTTCCAATGAAATATCGTCGCCTGGACGGCGAAATCCTCACGCTGGAGACATCCGTTGATGGCTATGTGAGTCTGGATGCCGGAAAAAAAGGCATCAATATGAGCCGTATTATGCGCTCATTCTATGATTTCAAGGATGATATCGTTTCGCAGGAGGTGTTGGAATATATTCTCAGAGCTTATCGTGAGAACCTGAAAAGCCGTGAGAGCCATGTACGGCTGAGCGTCAATTACCCACTGCTTCAGGAAAGCCTCAGATCTGGCCTAAGTGGTTATCAGTACTATCCGGTATCATTTGAGGGCCATATGGACGAGAACGGGGCTATGCGGAAGTACATGAATATTGATTTTGAATACAGCAGCGCCTGCCCGTGCTCTTACGAGCTGGCGGAGCATGCCCGCGAAATGAGAGATGTAGCGGCCATATCCCACAGCCAGCGGAGTGTTACCAACGTTACGGTGGAGTGCCATGAGTACGTCCATCCCGAAAAACTGATCTCCCTGTTGAGGGAGGCGCTCAAAACAGAGACCCAGGTGATGGTTAAGCGCGAGGATGAGCAGGCTTTCGCCGAATTGAATGGCGCCTATCAAAAATTTGTCGAAGATGCCGCCCGGCTGGTGTATGAGCGCCTCGACAAGCAGGAGGAGATTCGGGATTTCGTTGTGCGCTGTTCGCACATGGAGAGCCTGCACAGCCACGACGCCGTCAGCAGAATCTGCAAGGGCATACCTGGTGGTTTAAGGTAA
- a CDS encoding 6-carboxytetrahydropterin synthase, with protein sequence MIFVTRKEHFTAAHRLHNPEKSDSWNRETFGPCNHPNWHGHNYVIEVTVAGKPDPETGYVIDLGKLKERIQERIIIKCDHKNLNLDVDFLQGVIPSAENLAQAFFMELHGDVRELCYEGSLYSVKLYETERNIAEYRDV encoded by the coding sequence GTGATATTCGTAACCCGCAAAGAGCACTTTACTGCCGCCCACAGATTGCATAATCCCGAAAAAAGCGATTCATGGAATCGTGAGACATTCGGGCCATGCAACCACCCCAACTGGCACGGCCACAACTATGTTATTGAAGTGACCGTGGCCGGAAAGCCGGACCCCGAAACCGGATATGTAATCGATTTGGGCAAGTTGAAAGAACGGATCCAGGAACGGATTATCATCAAATGCGACCACAAAAACCTCAATCTGGATGTGGATTTCTTGCAGGGAGTGATACCCTCGGCGGAGAACCTGGCGCAAGCTTTCTTCATGGAACTGCACGGCGATGTTCGTGAACTGTGCTACGAAGGTTCGCTCTATTCGGTGAAGCTGTATGAAACGGAAAGGAATATAGCGGAGTACCGTGACGTTTAA
- the ftsH gene encoding ATP-dependent zinc metalloprotease FtsH, whose amino-acid sequence MSDKKNRASGKKNAGKNGRKGPRLSIWFYVVILLLLLTVPYLSLFPDGVKTISYSTFLDHVKKGYVESVTVIDGKYIEGYYHSDAVNEGHVTFEETSDFNWFGMAEEEPPTYPFKLTMIEGDEIRPLLDEHQVAYDAKISDNWFSGLFIWMIPLILLIALWIFIFRRMNPGSQMMNIGKSKAALYDHQSDDGITFKDVAGLEEAKEEVEEVVAFLKDPQKFTRLGGNIPKGVLLVGPPGTGKTMLGKATAGEANVPFFSLSGSDFVEMFVGVGASRVRDLFKEAKEKAPCIIFIDEIDAIGRSRGKNQVTGSNDERENTLNQLLAEMDGFNTDKGVIIMAATNRPDVLDSALMRPGRFDRQILVDKPDLNGRKEVLEVHTKKLTISDNVDLHLLASQTPGFAGAELANMCNEAALLASRRDKTAIEMIDFQDAIERVVAGLEKKNKIISPDERRVIAYHEAGHAVVGWYLEHTDPVMKVSIVPRGFAALGYTLQTPLEDRFLMTTEELDDKICALLGGRVSEEIIFGKVSTGARNDLERVSALAYAMVTEYGMGDELGYMSFHDSSADDSGFGFGKKYSERTAERIDSAVQSIIRRNLDRTRKLLLDKKEMLVALSETLLEKEIMGSRELIDLLGERPVGRYPQTSRRDEMELQGPGTESGDKAEQQ is encoded by the coding sequence ATGTCAGATAAAAAAAACCGGGCATCCGGAAAAAAGAACGCAGGGAAGAACGGACGCAAAGGCCCTCGCCTGTCCATCTGGTTCTATGTAGTGATACTTCTGCTTCTCCTGACGGTTCCATATCTGTCGCTGTTTCCCGATGGCGTGAAAACCATAAGTTACAGCACTTTTCTGGATCACGTGAAAAAGGGTTATGTGGAAAGTGTTACCGTTATCGACGGCAAGTATATCGAGGGCTATTATCATTCGGATGCCGTCAATGAGGGGCATGTTACGTTTGAGGAAACCTCCGATTTTAACTGGTTCGGAATGGCCGAGGAGGAGCCGCCAACCTACCCCTTCAAACTGACCATGATCGAGGGCGATGAAATTCGTCCACTGCTGGACGAACATCAGGTGGCGTATGATGCGAAAATCAGCGACAATTGGTTCAGCGGACTTTTTATCTGGATGATTCCGTTGATTCTGCTCATCGCCTTGTGGATATTCATTTTCCGCCGGATGAACCCCGGTTCACAGATGATGAATATCGGCAAAAGCAAGGCGGCTCTGTACGACCATCAAAGCGACGATGGAATCACATTCAAGGATGTAGCCGGCCTGGAAGAGGCCAAGGAAGAGGTAGAGGAAGTGGTGGCTTTCCTGAAGGATCCCCAGAAGTTTACCCGGCTGGGAGGCAATATTCCCAAAGGGGTGTTGCTGGTAGGGCCGCCCGGAACCGGAAAAACCATGCTGGGAAAGGCGACGGCGGGCGAGGCCAACGTCCCGTTTTTCAGCCTGAGCGGATCCGACTTTGTTGAGATGTTTGTCGGTGTGGGAGCATCCCGTGTTCGCGATTTGTTCAAGGAGGCCAAGGAGAAAGCCCCCTGCATCATATTTATTGATGAAATTGACGCCATAGGCCGGAGTCGCGGCAAGAATCAGGTTACCGGCTCCAACGACGAGCGGGAGAATACGCTGAATCAGTTGCTGGCGGAGATGGATGGTTTTAATACCGATAAGGGTGTGATCATTATGGCAGCCACCAACCGGCCCGATGTGCTGGACTCGGCGCTCATGCGGCCGGGTCGTTTCGATCGTCAGATCCTTGTCGATAAACCCGATCTGAACGGCCGGAAGGAGGTTCTTGAGGTTCATACCAAGAAACTGACTATTTCGGATAATGTGGATCTGCACCTTTTGGCCTCCCAAACACCAGGATTCGCCGGTGCCGAACTGGCAAACATGTGTAATGAAGCGGCCCTGCTGGCTTCCCGCAGAGATAAAACGGCGATTGAAATGATTGATTTTCAGGATGCCATCGAACGGGTCGTAGCCGGACTCGAAAAGAAGAACAAGATCATCAGTCCGGATGAACGCCGGGTGATCGCCTATCACGAAGCGGGCCATGCCGTCGTCGGCTGGTATCTGGAGCACACCGATCCCGTCATGAAAGTGAGCATTGTGCCCCGCGGGTTTGCCGCTTTGGGCTACACGCTTCAAACGCCGCTCGAAGACCGGTTTCTCATGACGACCGAAGAGCTGGATGACAAAATCTGTGCCCTGCTTGGAGGCCGGGTTTCGGAAGAGATTATCTTCGGAAAAGTATCCACAGGCGCCAGAAACGACCTGGAACGTGTTTCCGCGCTGGCCTATGCGATGGTTACGGAATACGGAATGGGCGACGAACTCGGGTATATGTCATTCCACGACTCCTCGGCAGACGACAGTGGATTCGGTTTTGGAAAAAAATATTCCGAACGGACGGCCGAGAGGATCGACAGCGCTGTGCAGAGTATTATCAGGCGCAACCTTGATAGAACCAGGAAGCTTTTGCTGGACAAGAAAGAAATGCTGGTAGCTCTCTCCGAAACACTGCTGGAAAAGGAGATTATGGGATCCCGTGAACTGATTGATTTGCTTGGAGAACGACCAGTAGGCAGATATCCTCAAACATCTCGCCGTGATGAGATGGAGCTTCAAGGTCCGGGTACCGAGAGCGGGGACAAGGCGGAGCAGCAATAA
- the thiL gene encoding thiamine-phosphate kinase, translated as MNKKISDIGRQGLIRKLSASAGWRSDLVIQGIGDDAAVLEKDEHSYSLVSSETFVEGVEFDLSFMPFHQVGAKAISAAVSDIYAMNGRPEAVLVNLGIPNRITVEMIEELYKGIGMACSDYACQLAGGDLTGSHNALVISVTAYGVVEKESITYNRGARRDDAICVTGDLGGALAGLKILLREKKHWEDSQDPVMQPDLSDWDYIVKRQLVPVARKDVISIFREHQIIPSSMVDISQGLIHDLNRLFADSRTGAYIYQAAIPIDLQTRQAADEMKEDVDKYALYGGEDFELLFTAGEKEVTRLAEHFSNFAVIGKVTDDGGKIEMQSAEGDVISFEPE; from the coding sequence ATGAATAAAAAGATATCGGATATCGGGCGTCAGGGCCTGATCAGAAAACTGAGTGCCTCTGCTGGTTGGCGTTCCGATCTGGTGATCCAGGGTATCGGCGACGATGCCGCTGTCCTGGAAAAAGACGAACACTCATATTCACTTGTTTCCAGCGAAACTTTTGTCGAAGGTGTAGAATTTGATCTTTCATTTATGCCGTTTCATCAGGTTGGCGCCAAAGCAATATCGGCGGCTGTAAGTGATATCTACGCCATGAACGGCCGGCCCGAAGCGGTACTGGTCAACCTCGGTATTCCGAACAGGATAACGGTGGAAATGATTGAGGAGCTTTACAAGGGGATCGGCATGGCCTGTTCCGATTACGCGTGCCAGCTGGCGGGCGGGGATCTGACAGGATCCCACAATGCGCTTGTAATCTCCGTGACGGCATACGGTGTAGTTGAGAAGGAAAGCATTACTTATAACAGGGGAGCCCGGAGGGATGATGCCATTTGTGTTACCGGTGATCTGGGCGGCGCGCTTGCCGGCCTTAAAATCCTCCTTAGGGAGAAGAAACACTGGGAGGATTCGCAGGACCCGGTGATGCAGCCGGATTTATCCGACTGGGACTATATTGTAAAGCGCCAGCTTGTACCCGTTGCGCGAAAAGATGTCATCTCCATCTTCCGGGAACATCAGATAATACCCTCCTCCATGGTGGATATAAGTCAGGGCTTGATTCATGATCTAAACCGGCTTTTTGCAGATTCCAGGACAGGCGCATATATCTATCAGGCCGCCATTCCGATAGATCTTCAAACACGACAGGCTGCCGATGAAATGAAAGAAGACGTGGATAAATATGCTCTGTACGGAGGAGAGGATTTTGAACTGCTCTTCACCGCCGGGGAAAAAGAAGTGACCCGCCTGGCCGAACATTTCAGTAATTTTGCCGTTATAGGGAAAGTCACAGACGATGGCGGGAAGATTGAAATGCAATCGGCGGAAGGGGATGTCATATCCTTCGAACCGGAATAG
- a CDS encoding biopolymer transporter ExbD, whose amino-acid sequence MSKFQKKQAQTKQQVPTAAMPDIIFMLLIFFMVVTVLREVELQVRVDFTRADNIEKIEQKRLVSYIYIGPEILGGGRYGQTRVQIDDALIDDIYAIRNLMYDKLMEEPRLIVSLRVDEESEMGVVSDVQQELREAGTLRINYSTLRGEGAPM is encoded by the coding sequence ATGTCAAAATTTCAAAAAAAACAGGCACAGACCAAGCAGCAGGTTCCTACCGCTGCCATGCCGGATATCATCTTCATGTTGCTCATCTTCTTCATGGTGGTAACGGTATTGCGCGAGGTGGAGCTTCAGGTCAGGGTAGATTTTACCCGTGCCGACAACATTGAAAAAATTGAGCAGAAACGACTGGTCAGCTACATCTATATCGGACCGGAAATTCTTGGTGGTGGCCGTTATGGTCAGACTCGCGTGCAGATTGACGACGCTTTGATCGACGATATCTATGCCATCCGGAATTTGATGTACGATAAACTGATGGAAGAGCCCCGTCTCATTGTATCCCTCCGGGTTGACGAGGAGTCCGAGATGGGCGTGGTCAGTGATGTGCAGCAGGAGTTGCGCGAGGCCGGAACCCTGCGTATCAATTACTCTACGCTGCGCGGAGAAGGTGCTCCAATGTAA
- a CDS encoding biopolymer transporter ExbD: MLLKKRSRETAEVPQAGMADIAFLLLIFFLVVTTIDVDTGIGMQLPPPPDPEQEPPPIRERNLMNILVNAQGLILINEEPASLAEVQQLVMDFVDNENRAQDPNLAESPRQAIVSIKTDRQTSYEIYIDMLDEVIGAYRQLRNEAAQREFGISYREYTNRVPREDNVIREMYPQNISLAEPDPGS, from the coding sequence ATGCTTCTAAAAAAACGCTCACGTGAGACAGCGGAAGTACCTCAGGCAGGGATGGCGGATATCGCCTTCCTGCTCCTGATTTTCTTCCTTGTTGTCACGACGATCGACGTTGATACCGGTATCGGGATGCAGCTGCCCCCGCCGCCGGATCCGGAACAGGAGCCGCCTCCAATCCGGGAACGTAATCTCATGAACATTCTCGTCAACGCCCAGGGGCTGATTCTGATCAATGAGGAGCCCGCCAGCCTGGCTGAAGTACAGCAACTGGTCATGGATTTTGTGGATAACGAGAACCGGGCTCAGGATCCGAATCTGGCCGAGTCTCCGCGGCAAGCCATTGTCTCTATCAAGACCGATCGCCAGACCTCTTACGAGATCTATATCGATATGCTTGACGAGGTGATCGGGGCATATCGGCAATTGCGCAACGAGGCTGCGCAAAGGGAGTTTGGAATCTCCTATCGCGAGTACACAAATCGTGTTCCCAGGGAAGACAACGTCATTCGCGAAATGTATCCTCAGAACATATCCCTTGCTGAACCAGATCCCGGTTCATAA
- a CDS encoding MotA/TolQ/ExbB proton channel family protein, producing MTLSFSALLFQGALEEGLFNMLVGYFNEGGPFMWPVLIALILGLAIFLERLITLNRADINTRNFILDVKEALQDGGIESAEELCSSTRGPVASVFQAGLLRADEGIDAAEKAIQSYGSIEMSFLERGLVWLSLFIAIAPMLGFTGTVIGMIQAFDAIEAAGDISPSLVAGGIKVALLTTASGLIAGIILQVGYNYCVSKIDRLVVDMEESSIVLVDSIALLQQGKPIISEEEKAERNAKKGEDSSEESAS from the coding sequence ATGACCCTCTCGTTTAGTGCACTGCTCTTCCAGGGCGCCCTGGAAGAAGGATTATTCAACATGCTTGTCGGTTATTTCAATGAAGGTGGTCCGTTCATGTGGCCCGTTCTCATTGCATTGATCCTTGGACTTGCCATATTTCTCGAGCGTCTGATAACGCTCAACAGAGCTGATATCAACACCCGTAATTTTATCCTGGATGTCAAAGAGGCGTTGCAGGATGGAGGCATTGAGTCTGCCGAAGAGCTTTGCTCTTCCACCCGTGGCCCTGTTGCTTCCGTTTTTCAGGCCGGTCTGCTTCGTGCCGATGAGGGTATCGATGCGGCGGAAAAAGCGATTCAGTCCTACGGCTCCATCGAGATGAGTTTTCTCGAGCGCGGCCTGGTCTGGCTTTCCCTGTTTATCGCCATCGCTCCGATGCTTGGATTTACCGGAACCGTTATCGGTATGATCCAGGCCTTTGATGCCATTGAGGCTGCCGGTGATATTTCACCGAGTCTGGTTGCCGGAGGTATCAAGGTAGCTCTTCTTACAACTGCTTCGGGTCTGATTGCCGGTATCATTCTGCAGGTCGGGTACAACTACTGCGTTTCCAAGATCGACCGGCTGGTTGTGGATATGGAAGAAAGCTCGATTGTACTGGTTGACTCCATTGCACTTCTCCAGCAAGGCAAACCGATTATTTCGGAAGAGGAGAAAGCAGAGCGCAATGCCAAAAAAGGTGAGGATTCTTCTGAGGAGTCCGCTTCCTAA
- the rplI gene encoding 50S ribosomal protein L9 produces MQVILKQDVEKLGLAGEVVDVKDGFGRNYLIPTGRAVLATPGARKAVDNQLKKVLEQRKADLETARETAEKLQGINITLAVKAGEQGKIFGTVTNVQIADALKDKGFDIDRKKIQIDDNVNQLGEYTATISLHEEVKVSLTFWVVKAED; encoded by the coding sequence ATGCAAGTTATTCTTAAACAGGATGTCGAAAAACTGGGGCTGGCCGGTGAAGTCGTTGATGTGAAGGATGGTTTCGGAAGAAATTACCTGATTCCCACCGGACGAGCCGTACTCGCAACCCCCGGAGCCCGCAAGGCGGTCGACAATCAACTCAAAAAAGTACTGGAGCAGCGCAAAGCTGATCTCGAAACAGCCAGGGAAACCGCTGAAAAACTGCAGGGAATCAACATCACCCTTGCCGTGAAAGCAGGCGAACAGGGCAAAATTTTCGGTACGGTCACCAACGTTCAGATCGCCGATGCCCTCAAGGACAAAGGTTTCGACATCGATCGCAAGAAGATCCAGATCGATGACAACGTCAATCAGCTTGGCGAATATACCGCCACCATCAGCCTCCATGAAGAGGTGAAAGTATCCCTTACTTTCTGGGTGGTGAAAGCCGAGGATTGA
- the rpsR gene encoding 30S ribosomal protein S18 encodes MLKNPAHPKKGNLKEKECKFSKAGVIYIDYKDVDTLERFVNDQGKILPRRVTGTSAKYQRQLALAIKRARHLGLLPFVAENLR; translated from the coding sequence ATGTTAAAAAACCCCGCACATCCCAAGAAAGGAAACCTCAAGGAGAAAGAGTGCAAATTCTCCAAAGCCGGTGTGATTTACATCGACTACAAGGACGTGGACACGCTGGAGCGGTTTGTCAATGATCAGGGGAAAATCCTTCCCCGCCGTGTCACCGGTACCAGCGCGAAATATCAGCGGCAACTCGCCCTTGCCATCAAACGGGCCCGTCATCTCGGCCTGCTTCCGTTTGTTGCCGAAAATCTCAGATAA
- the rpsF gene encoding 30S ribosomal protein S6 has product MKKNFYEVTFIINPVLEEDQVKEVKENFESFVTGKGAEIDEVDEWGIKRLAYEMDGKNSGYYVNAYINAPSTIVTDLEKYFKLQENVLRHLVLKYDNKMLKHLEMKKKGKLPVIFTETPEEEA; this is encoded by the coding sequence ATGAAAAAGAATTTTTATGAAGTGACCTTTATCATCAATCCCGTTCTTGAAGAAGATCAGGTCAAGGAGGTCAAGGAGAACTTTGAGTCCTTTGTGACCGGAAAGGGCGCGGAGATTGATGAAGTGGATGAGTGGGGCATCAAGCGCCTCGCCTACGAGATGGATGGAAAGAACAGCGGCTACTACGTGAATGCCTACATCAACGCTCCCTCGACGATTGTGACCGATCTCGAGAAGTATTTCAAGCTGCAGGAAAACGTTCTGAGACACCTTGTGCTGAAATACGACAACAAGATGCTCAAGCACCTTGAGATGAAGAAAAAAGGCAAATTGCCGGTCATTTTCACGGAAACGCCCGAAGAAGAAGCGTAA
- a CDS encoding MarC family protein, which yields MGVIEIIQTTVLYLLITIAGIFVIVNPLTTAFAFMSLTTRMKEERKRELALRATKISTGLFFIFALLGGVIFQLFGITLAAFRIAGGIILFGIAMGMIRSKGEDERKQTKPEGEIADDISVIPLAIPFISGPGSIATVMILTSEAPSIYHTGLVFVAVLVTTITCYYSMIYSRVIVRYLGDSGKQIVTKVFGLILAVISVQFVINGAANVLVDFGIFDIPGIDPGPGFESE from the coding sequence ATGGGAGTTATCGAAATTATTCAAACCACTGTTCTGTATTTGCTGATCACCATCGCGGGTATCTTTGTAATTGTGAATCCGCTGACAACCGCGTTTGCCTTCATGTCGCTTACAACGCGCATGAAAGAGGAGCGAAAAAGAGAGCTGGCCCTGCGCGCCACGAAAATATCCACCGGCCTCTTTTTTATTTTTGCCTTGCTGGGCGGTGTGATCTTTCAGTTGTTCGGAATTACGCTGGCCGCTTTCCGTATTGCCGGAGGAATCATCCTGTTCGGAATTGCGATGGGGATGATCCGCAGCAAAGGAGAAGATGAGAGAAAACAAACCAAGCCCGAAGGAGAGATCGCGGACGATATTTCTGTTATTCCGCTGGCGATTCCGTTCATCAGCGGCCCGGGGTCCATTGCCACCGTAATGATTCTCACCAGCGAGGCGCCGAGCATCTACCATACGGGCCTGGTGTTTGTGGCGGTACTTGTGACCACCATCACCTGCTATTACTCCATGATCTATTCCAGGGTGATCGTACGCTACCTCGGTGACAGCGGGAAGCAGATTGTCACCAAGGTATTCGGACTTATTCTGGCGGTTATCTCCGTACAGTTTGTGATCAATGGCGCAGCCAATGTCCTGGTGGACTTCGGAATCTTCGATATTCCCGGAATAGATCCGGGTCCGGGTTTCGAATCCGAATAA
- a CDS encoding NADH-quinone oxidoreductase subunit N: MESANELLTILPLIIIGAAGLLVMMLDAFTENPRLSYGTTVLLSILALGVAIYDLFGPTGTSFYELITYGGTAAFGAVLVMTGTLFSVLLTRDYLENIGHHIAEVYSMILFAAFGMLLLVQSNNLVTLFLGIETMSISLYVLAGLVKGEKKSIEAALKYFLLGAFATGFLLYGIALLYGASGSTFLVDIAAVENKGLIYWAGVALLLVGFFFKISAVPFHMWTPDVYHGAPTTITAFMATASKSAAIVAFVLVLSRALPEARTEWADVIWVFAILTMVVGNVLALVQDNVKRMLAYSSIAHAGYIMIGLAAGTPAAYSAVLFYLFAYTLMNVGAFGIVAYMEWHKGQDFTEIKSYSGLGFQQPVMGVMMSIFLFSMVGIPPFAGFIGKYRVFAAAIDEGLISLVIVGVLASAASVYYYLRVMVYLYMKENETGTVLTRPGVVYTGALLLLAAMTIYFGINPGGLVDLLGSFKGASY, encoded by the coding sequence ATGGAATCTGCTAACGAACTATTGACCATTCTGCCGCTCATAATCATAGGGGCCGCCGGCCTGCTGGTTATGATGCTGGATGCATTTACGGAGAATCCGCGCCTGTCGTACGGTACCACGGTGCTTCTTTCCATCCTCGCCCTCGGTGTGGCCATTTACGACCTGTTCGGACCCACAGGTACCTCCTTTTACGAACTGATCACGTACGGGGGAACCGCTGCATTCGGCGCGGTCCTGGTCATGACCGGCACCCTGTTTTCCGTGCTGCTTACACGCGACTATCTGGAGAACATCGGGCATCATATTGCGGAAGTCTATTCCATGATTTTGTTTGCAGCGTTCGGGATGTTGCTGCTGGTGCAGTCAAACAATCTGGTTACCCTTTTTCTGGGTATCGAAACCATGTCCATTTCTCTCTATGTGCTGGCCGGACTGGTGAAAGGGGAGAAGAAGAGCATAGAAGCGGCGCTGAAGTATTTTCTGCTGGGAGCCTTTGCCACCGGTTTTCTGCTTTATGGAATCGCGTTGCTCTATGGGGCTTCCGGTTCAACATTCCTGGTGGATATCGCCGCCGTCGAAAACAAGGGTCTCATCTACTGGGCCGGTGTGGCGTTGCTGCTGGTCGGCTTTTTCTTCAAGATATCGGCCGTGCCCTTCCACATGTGGACGCCCGATGTCTATCACGGAGCGCCGACGACCATCACGGCCTTCATGGCTACCGCTTCCAAATCGGCGGCAATCGTGGCTTTTGTACTGGTGTTGAGCCGGGCACTCCCCGAAGCCCGGACCGAGTGGGCGGATGTGATCTGGGTCTTTGCCATCCTTACCATGGTTGTTGGAAATGTGCTGGCGCTGGTCCAGGATAATGTAAAACGGATGCTGGCCTACTCCAGCATCGCCCATGCGGGTTACATAATGATCGGTCTGGCGGCCGGAACCCCCGCCGCTTACAGCGCGGTACTGTTCTACCTGTTTGCATACACGCTAATGAATGTCGGTGCCTTTGGAATAGTCGCCTATATGGAATGGCACAAAGGGCAGGATTTCACAGAGATCAAGAGTTACTCCGGCCTCGGCTTTCAGCAGCCGGTTATGGGAGTGATGATGTCCATCTTTCTCTTCTCCATGGTGGGCATTCCGCCATTTGCAGGTTTTATTGGAAAGTACCGCGTTTTTGCCGCTGCCATTGATGAGGGACTGATCAGTCTGGTCATCGTCGGTGTGCTTGCAAGCGCCGCCTCGGTGTATTATTACCTTCGTGTGATGGTCTATCTTTACATGAAGGAGAATGAAACCGGTACCGTGCTCACCCGGCCGGGTGTGGTTTACACGGGAGCGTTGCTGCTGCTGGCTGCCATGACAATCTATTTCGGTATTAATCCGGGCGGCCTGGTCGATCTTCTCGGCAGCTTCAAGGGAGCTTCCTATTAG
- a CDS encoding 4a-hydroxytetrahydrobiopterin dehydratase, which yields MNQALDAAQIEKELDALDGWYVEGEKLTREFSFAGFREALSFLVRISFEAEEMGHHPEIFNVYKDVRIQLATHDAGGKITGKDIELAKRIDAI from the coding sequence ATGAACCAGGCTCTTGATGCTGCACAAATAGAAAAAGAACTGGATGCGCTGGACGGCTGGTATGTAGAGGGCGAAAAGCTTACCAGGGAATTCTCCTTTGCCGGATTCCGGGAAGCACTCTCCTTCCTGGTCAGAATCTCTTTCGAGGCCGAGGAAATGGGACACCATCCCGAAATTTTCAATGTCTACAAGGATGTTCGGATTCAGCTGGCAACCCACGATGCCGGCGGAAAAATTACCGGCAAGGATATCGAACTGGCGAAACGAATCGACGCGATTTAA